A stretch of Spirochaeta cellobiosiphila DSM 17781 DNA encodes these proteins:
- the rsgA gene encoding ribosome small subunit-dependent GTPase A, which yields MLIGRVILGINNIFTVECHEERYECRIKGKILKDVVGAYNPLAVGDLVNFELDEHHPGKGMILSRKERKNFFARWNKKRRAPQTICANLDQVLCVTSPESPPFRPRFIDRVVIAAEQGNVPMAIVVNKIDQNIDENMQIRLHHFEQLGIPIYYCSAKQGTGMETLEKAIFGKYTAFVGQSGVGKSSILNALEPGLKLQVGQLNEKYNRGNHTTCFAVEVSQINEAGIVDTPGIRELEVSELESDDLVHHFEEFIPYISECGFQPCTHTHEPKCAVKKAVESGLILEDRYLSYCNIFDSLKEHQKW from the coding sequence GTGTTGATAGGACGGGTTATATTAGGTATTAATAATATTTTTACTGTTGAATGCCATGAGGAAAGATATGAATGCCGTATCAAAGGTAAGATATTAAAAGACGTTGTAGGCGCCTATAACCCTCTTGCTGTAGGGGACCTGGTTAATTTTGAGCTAGATGAACATCATCCTGGAAAAGGGATGATACTGTCAAGAAAAGAAAGGAAGAACTTTTTCGCCAGATGGAATAAAAAGCGGCGGGCCCCCCAGACTATTTGTGCTAACCTAGATCAGGTTCTCTGTGTAACGTCTCCTGAATCTCCTCCTTTCAGACCTCGTTTTATCGATCGGGTGGTTATAGCTGCAGAACAGGGTAATGTTCCTATGGCTATTGTTGTGAATAAAATCGATCAGAATATTGATGAAAACATGCAGATTCGTCTACATCATTTTGAACAGCTTGGTATCCCTATTTATTATTGCAGTGCTAAGCAGGGTACAGGGATGGAGACTCTTGAAAAGGCTATTTTTGGTAAGTATACAGCTTTTGTAGGGCAATCCGGTGTTGGTAAGTCTAGTATTCTGAATGCTCTGGAACCAGGACTAAAACTCCAGGTTGGCCAACTCAATGAGAAGTATAACAGAGGGAATCATACCACCTGTTTTGCAGTAGAAGTCAGTCAAATAAATGAGGCTGGTATTGTTGATACTCCAGGTATCAGGGAATTAGAAGTCAGCGAATTGGAAAGTGATGATTTAGTGCATCATTTTGAAGAGTTTATTCCTTATATCAGTGAATGTGGTTTCCAGCCCTGTACACATACTCATGAACCGAAATGTGCTGTTAAAAAGGCCGTTGAATCTGGCCTTATATTGGAAGATAGATATCTGAGTTACTGTAATATATTTGATAGCTTGAAAGAACACCAAAAGTGGTGA
- the murI gene encoding glutamate racemase encodes MYYLDKMLNQPVVIIDSGVGGLPYLKDIRKSLPLENYIYVADTAHFPYGDKSEEELNQVVLDLVTHVTQKWNPKLLLVACNTASVSSLKVLRDHFSYPIVGVVPAVKPAAKQSKNRIGVLATKATVKASYVDRLIVDFASDKEVIKVGAGDIVKAVEQRYLNEVKVLENVVYESLRPFTNSGIDTLVLGCTHFLHVKDLISDSLGSSVKVIDSCEGVTKQVHCVLNKERKLNNKKTDKDFFITTSSVDHNQYDGFLKEFQLTWGEALC; translated from the coding sequence GTGTACTATCTGGATAAAATGTTGAATCAACCTGTTGTGATTATTGATTCAGGGGTAGGTGGTCTGCCGTATTTAAAAGATATCAGGAAGTCTTTGCCCCTGGAAAACTATATTTATGTGGCTGATACAGCCCATTTTCCCTATGGGGATAAGAGTGAAGAGGAATTAAATCAGGTTGTTCTCGATCTGGTGACTCATGTTACCCAAAAATGGAATCCCAAGTTATTGCTTGTTGCTTGTAACACGGCCTCTGTGTCTTCTTTAAAAGTGTTAAGAGATCATTTTTCCTATCCCATCGTTGGTGTTGTTCCTGCTGTTAAACCAGCTGCTAAACAATCCAAGAATCGAATCGGTGTTCTCGCTACAAAGGCTACAGTAAAGGCCTCTTATGTGGATCGCTTAATTGTCGATTTTGCTTCTGACAAGGAAGTCATAAAGGTTGGTGCTGGTGATATTGTTAAAGCTGTTGAACAGCGCTATCTCAATGAAGTTAAAGTATTAGAAAATGTAGTTTATGAATCTCTCAGACCTTTTACAAATAGTGGAATAGATACATTAGTATTAGGTTGTACCCATTTTCTCCATGTAAAAGACCTGATAAGTGATTCTCTTGGATCATCGGTCAAGGTTATTGATAGTTGTGAAGGAGTTACAAAACAAGTGCATTGTGTTTTAAACAAGGAACGTAAATTAAATAATAAAAAAACAGATAAAGATTTTTTCATTACAACTTCTTCTGTTGATCATAATCAGTATGATGGGTTTCTGAAAGAATTTCAGCTAACTTGGGGTGAGGCCTTGTGTTGA
- a CDS encoding pentapeptide repeat-containing protein, producing MDDFNKPIINYLSVSDKVFRDKDFTDKIWHMVKLSHCKFYNCNFERAKLTLFMSPFSEFADCQFDGAFIQYSDFSGSVLQNCSLVESDILHSNFNGIEGNNLDFSDSDLYLSRFRSSQLRNIKFVDCNLKRVDFQGCRRHEVTFKYSNFEEAFFDSESSQ from the coding sequence ATGGATGACTTTAATAAACCCATCATCAATTATTTATCAGTGAGTGATAAAGTATTCAGGGATAAAGATTTTACAGATAAAATATGGCATATGGTCAAGTTATCCCATTGTAAATTTTATAACTGCAACTTTGAACGTGCCAAATTAACTCTGTTTATGTCCCCCTTCTCTGAATTTGCAGATTGCCAATTCGATGGAGCTTTCATTCAGTATTCTGATTTTTCGGGAAGTGTCCTACAGAACTGTTCTCTTGTAGAATCAGATATTCTTCATTCTAATTTTAATGGGATAGAAGGTAACAATCTTGATTTCTCAGATTCAGATCTGTACCTGAGTCGCTTTCGATCTTCCCAACTTCGGAACATAAAGTTTGTTGACTGTAACTTAAAGCGAGTAGATTTTCAGGGATGTAGAAGACATGAAGTAACCTTCAAATACTCTAACTTTGAGGAAGCCTTTTTTGATAGTGAGTCCTCCCAATGA
- a CDS encoding MBL fold metallo-hydrolase encodes MKIFPYFSPEMLSNSYLIGPDKGGEAILIDPGQLDTNLLMMIEDNNFYIKGVLITRFSPAHTHGLRTLLRVYDAQVYAHRNAVYEGSYYPVKDQEVLPFNNFNVQCQFIPEHYSDSVMYHLNDWVFTGDVLSAGNFGHTENLFKNSNLKLALTQGLFKMEPKTQLFPGFGPPTTVEGETKWNLASHSS; translated from the coding sequence ATGAAAATATTCCCCTACTTCAGTCCAGAAATGTTATCAAACTCCTATCTTATAGGTCCTGATAAGGGTGGAGAAGCTATCCTCATTGATCCTGGTCAACTGGATACTAACCTTCTCATGATGATAGAAGATAATAACTTTTATATTAAAGGTGTCCTTATAACCAGATTCAGTCCTGCCCATACTCATGGATTAAGGACATTACTAAGAGTCTATGATGCTCAGGTCTATGCCCATCGTAATGCTGTTTATGAAGGGAGTTATTATCCAGTTAAGGACCAGGAAGTACTTCCTTTTAACAACTTTAATGTGCAATGCCAGTTTATCCCAGAACATTATTCTGACTCTGTTATGTATCATCTCAATGACTGGGTCTTTACAGGAGATGTCTTAAGTGCCGGGAATTTTGGGCACACAGAGAATCTTTTTAAGAACTCTAACCTAAAACTAGCCCTTACTCAGGGATTATTTAAAATGGAGCCTAAGACTCAACTTTTTCCCGGATTTGGACCTCCAACAACAGTAGAGGGAGAGACAAAATGGAATCTAGCCTCCCATAGTTCTTAA
- a CDS encoding RluA family pseudouridine synthase, with product MLIEEHQVEWDDHYPIRVDKYMSDILGYLTRSQLKNRTREVYINGKLAKLSKTVKDEDFIRLCLTDPPSLDIKAEPIPLDILYEDKDCLVLNKVQGMVVHPAQGNYTGTLVHGLLYHLKNHEDNFEEANLRPGIVHRLDKDTSGVIITAKSQDSLEYFAEQFRNRETHKQYLAIIKGLLPQKEGQVEGYIKRDEVNRKIFEMHDAKGKHSLTKWKVLEEWSDYSLVELSPVTGRTHQLRVHMKELGCPILGDPLYARKDKIYKDASLCLHAFHLEIRLPIDGQVHSFEASLPLHMLNLIDQLRTMGG from the coding sequence ATGTTAATAGAAGAACATCAGGTAGAATGGGATGATCACTATCCCATCAGAGTCGATAAATATATGAGTGATATCTTAGGATATCTCACAAGAAGCCAACTTAAGAATCGGACAAGGGAAGTCTATATTAATGGGAAGTTAGCCAAGCTTTCAAAAACAGTTAAAGATGAAGACTTTATACGTTTGTGTTTAACCGACCCTCCATCCCTGGATATCAAGGCAGAACCCATTCCTTTAGATATACTCTATGAAGACAAGGATTGCCTTGTATTAAATAAGGTTCAGGGAATGGTTGTTCATCCCGCTCAGGGGAATTATACAGGGACTCTTGTTCACGGATTGCTTTATCATTTGAAGAATCATGAGGACAACTTTGAAGAGGCCAATCTGAGACCCGGGATTGTTCATCGTTTGGATAAGGATACCTCTGGGGTAATTATAACGGCCAAATCACAGGACTCACTAGAATATTTTGCAGAACAATTCCGCAATAGGGAAACCCACAAACAGTACCTAGCTATTATTAAAGGTCTTTTGCCTCAAAAGGAAGGACAGGTCGAAGGGTATATTAAGCGGGACGAAGTAAACCGTAAGATATTTGAAATGCACGACGCGAAGGGAAAGCATTCTTTAACTAAATGGAAGGTCTTAGAAGAATGGTCGGATTATTCCCTTGTAGAGTTATCACCCGTTACAGGACGTACTCATCAGTTACGAGTACATATGAAGGAATTAGGTTGTCCTATATTAGGGGATCCTCTTTATGCCCGGAAGGATAAAATATACAAGGACGCCAGTCTTTGTTTACATGCTTTTCATCTTGAGATACGCCTACCCATAGATGGCCAGGTTCATAGCTTTGAGGCTTCCCTGCCTCTACACATGCTTAATTTGATAGATCAATTAAGAACTATGGGAGGCTAG
- a CDS encoding YggS family pyridoxal phosphate-dependent enzyme produces the protein MEQVKVNLNIVRNGLKEACHKAGRSSDEVRLMAVSKNHPLEAAMAAYEEGQRLFGENRVQEALDKFTNPPGDLELHMIGHLQSKKASKVPGLFSAIQSLDKIKTATLLDKKATDLGLQLNVLIEMNTSGEASKNGLEGEDNLWKLVEHVNGLSSLHLKGLMTLAPFVGEEVPIRRSFAALYDMYQKGIAKGYDWDTLSMGMSGDYQWAIQEGSTLVRVGTAIFGHRVYA, from the coding sequence ATGGAACAGGTTAAAGTCAACTTGAATATTGTCCGCAATGGACTAAAAGAAGCATGTCATAAAGCAGGACGATCTTCTGATGAAGTCCGCCTTATGGCTGTGAGTAAGAATCATCCCTTAGAAGCGGCTATGGCTGCTTATGAAGAAGGTCAAAGACTCTTTGGTGAGAATAGAGTCCAGGAAGCATTGGATAAATTTACTAATCCACCCGGGGACTTAGAACTACATATGATTGGTCATTTACAATCTAAAAAAGCCTCTAAAGTTCCTGGTTTGTTTTCAGCCATTCAAAGCCTGGATAAGATAAAAACAGCTACTCTCCTCGATAAGAAGGCAACTGACCTAGGACTGCAATTGAATGTCCTTATTGAAATGAATACTTCAGGTGAAGCCAGTAAGAACGGACTGGAAGGTGAAGATAATCTGTGGAAATTAGTGGAGCACGTTAATGGTCTGTCCTCCCTTCATTTAAAAGGCTTAATGACCCTGGCTCCTTTTGTAGGGGAAGAAGTTCCGATTAGAAGAAGCTTTGCTGCCCTATATGATATGTATCAAAAGGGAATAGCTAAAGGATATGATTGGGACACTCTGTCTATGGGAATGTCCGGAGATTACCAATGGGCTATACAGGAAGGCTCGACCTTAGTGAGAGTGGGAACGGCAATCTTTGGTCATAGGGTATATGCTTGA
- the pdxS gene encoding pyridoxal 5'-phosphate synthase lyase subunit PdxS, protein MSEKQFTDRQKATWRNKVGLAEMLKGGVIMDVVTPEHAKIAEEAGACAVMALERVPADIRADGGVARMSDPKLIKEIQEAVSIPVMAKCRIGHFAEAQILEALGVDFVDESEVLTPADDQFHVYKDDFKVPFVCGAKNLGEALRRIGEGAAMIRTKGEPGTGDVIEAVRHMRTMVDEIKRLTTLPKQQLMSAAKDLQAPYDLVCEVAETGKLPVPNFSAGGIATPADAALMMQLGAEAVFVGSGIFKSDNPARRAKAIVEAVTYYNDPKKLAEISEDLGGPMTGINCDDLSDKERMAERGW, encoded by the coding sequence ATGAGTGAAAAACAATTTACTGATCGCCAAAAAGCGACATGGAGAAATAAGGTCGGATTAGCAGAAATGCTAAAAGGTGGAGTTATCATGGATGTTGTAACTCCCGAACATGCAAAGATTGCAGAGGAAGCAGGAGCTTGTGCAGTAATGGCATTAGAACGTGTTCCAGCAGACATCAGAGCCGATGGCGGTGTTGCCAGAATGTCCGATCCTAAATTAATTAAGGAAATCCAGGAAGCAGTATCTATTCCTGTCATGGCTAAGTGCCGAATTGGTCACTTTGCTGAAGCACAGATATTGGAAGCTTTAGGTGTCGATTTTGTGGATGAAAGTGAAGTTTTAACTCCCGCAGATGATCAATTCCACGTATATAAAGATGATTTCAAAGTCCCCTTTGTCTGTGGTGCTAAGAACCTGGGAGAAGCCCTTCGACGTATTGGTGAAGGAGCTGCCATGATCAGAACCAAGGGGGAACCTGGTACTGGTGATGTTATTGAAGCCGTAAGACATATGCGAACTATGGTAGATGAAATCAAGAGATTAACGACTTTACCTAAGCAACAATTGATGTCAGCAGCCAAGGATCTTCAGGCTCCTTATGACCTTGTCTGTGAAGTAGCAGAGACAGGGAAGCTACCTGTTCCTAACTTCTCAGCTGGTGGTATTGCCACTCCTGCTGATGCAGCGTTAATGATGCAATTAGGTGCAGAAGCCGTTTTCGTTGGTTCTGGTATATTCAAATCAGATAACCCAGCTCGAAGAGCAAAGGCAATTGTTGAAGCTGTTACCTATTACAATGATCCCAAAAAACTTGCTGAGATCTCTGAAGATCTTGGTGGACCTATGACTGGTATTAATTGTGATGATTTAAGTGACAAAGAAAGAATGGCCGAAAGAGGTTGGTAA
- the pdxT gene encoding pyridoxal 5'-phosphate synthase glutaminase subunit PdxT gives MTKKEWPKEVGNMIIGVLSLQGGYAKHAESMIALGADTRYVRSREELEQVDGLILPGGESTTIGKLLDRFEMLTPLKDKLANGFPVYGTCAGMILLAKDIKGYSQFKLDALDISVERNAYGRQIESFEAEIPSSFTDTPVRGVFIRAPRITNIGKEVEVLASFEDVPVLVREGNVLAGSFHPELTDDKRIHQYFLEMVKNRADV, from the coding sequence GTGACAAAGAAAGAATGGCCGAAAGAGGTTGGTAATATGATCATTGGAGTATTATCACTCCAAGGGGGATATGCCAAACATGCTGAATCCATGATTGCCCTGGGAGCGGATACTAGATATGTCCGCTCAAGGGAGGAATTAGAACAAGTAGACGGTTTGATACTACCCGGAGGAGAAAGCACTACCATTGGTAAACTACTAGATCGTTTTGAGATGCTTACTCCTTTAAAGGATAAGTTAGCTAATGGGTTTCCCGTGTATGGAACCTGTGCAGGTATGATCTTATTAGCGAAAGATATCAAAGGTTATAGTCAATTCAAACTTGATGCGCTTGACATCAGTGTAGAACGAAATGCCTATGGAAGACAGATCGAAAGTTTCGAAGCAGAGATCCCTTCTTCTTTTACAGATACTCCTGTGAGAGGTGTCTTTATTAGAGCACCTCGAATAACTAATATTGGAAAAGAAGTGGAAGTACTAGCTAGTTTTGAAGACGTTCCTGTTCTCGTACGAGAAGGCAATGTATTAGCTGGTAGTTTTCATCCAGAACTAACTGATGATAAGAGAATCCATCAATATTTTTTGGAGATGGTTAAGAATAGGGCTGATGTTTAA
- a CDS encoding DUF2834 domain-containing protein, whose protein sequence is MKKRIYFTLAIIGLVVPYFFLVSFFIKNGFNLELLISQIFQTNGSRFFAVDVIISAIVLVIFIGNENKKRKIKFSWISILGTFTVGVSFGLPVFLFLKELSKPEELE, encoded by the coding sequence ATGAAAAAAAGAATTTATTTTACATTAGCAATCATCGGATTAGTCGTTCCCTATTTCTTTCTTGTTTCCTTTTTTATTAAAAATGGATTTAATTTGGAATTATTAATATCTCAAATCTTTCAGACTAACGGAAGTCGTTTCTTTGCTGTTGATGTAATCATATCGGCCATTGTTCTAGTCATATTCATAGGGAATGAAAATAAAAAAAGAAAGATTAAATTTTCCTGGATATCTATTTTGGGAACATTTACTGTAGGTGTCTCCTTTGGCTTACCAGTATTTTTATTTCTTAAGGAACTATCAAAACCTGAGGAATTGGAATAA
- a CDS encoding phosphotransferase enzyme family protein, whose product MMKLSLMRDVFSTVNSDWDCELAAELAKYWKHEENWIKMWRASANFVCYIKKEEQHFVLRFNSDSERSLESIESEIALLQYLKSKKIHISRPILSINDKYVESMKTQYGTFHTCVFERLCGEHKDIDSMDSNDFLIWGESLGKLHNAFKEMPKEIAVHRSSHMDIIEEYLNESQSMDYAELKEYEYLSNWLKTLRKNKENYGLIHYDFELDNVIWNEKGLYTIDFDDSLYSWYVADIAYALRDLFDDGKKLQEKDERFLSFIKGYRNVNNISREELLQMPNFYRLHHFISYKKLQRSIDLAVCEDNSDWMNDLIRKLTDRKNSYFIGF is encoded by the coding sequence ATGATGAAATTATCTCTAATGAGAGATGTATTTTCTACTGTAAATTCAGATTGGGATTGTGAATTGGCAGCAGAGTTGGCAAAGTATTGGAAACATGAAGAAAACTGGATTAAAATGTGGCGTGCTAGCGCTAATTTTGTATGCTATATTAAAAAGGAAGAACAACACTTTGTTCTCAGATTCAATAGTGATTCAGAACGTTCATTAGAAAGCATTGAATCAGAGATTGCGTTGTTACAGTATTTAAAATCTAAAAAGATCCATATCTCAAGACCTATTCTTTCCATCAATGATAAATATGTTGAAAGCATGAAAACTCAATATGGTACTTTTCATACCTGTGTATTTGAGCGTCTATGCGGAGAGCATAAAGATATTGATAGTATGGATAGTAATGACTTTCTTATTTGGGGGGAATCCCTCGGAAAGCTTCACAACGCATTCAAAGAAATGCCTAAAGAGATTGCAGTCCATAGAAGTTCGCATATGGATATAATTGAAGAATATTTAAATGAATCTCAATCAATGGATTATGCAGAATTAAAGGAATATGAATATCTTAGTAATTGGCTAAAGACTTTAAGAAAGAACAAGGAAAATTATGGTCTTATCCATTACGATTTCGAGTTAGATAATGTGATCTGGAACGAAAAAGGACTATATACGATCGACTTTGATGATTCCCTTTATTCATGGTATGTCGCAGATATTGCTTATGCATTAAGAGATTTATTTGATGATGGAAAAAAGCTCCAGGAAAAGGATGAAAGATTTCTATCGTTTATTAAAGGCTATAGAAACGTAAATAATATCTCTAGGGAAGAACTCCTACAGATGCCCAATTTCTATAGATTGCATCATTTTATATCTTATAAAAAGCTACAAAGATCTATTGACCTAGCTGTCTGTGAGGATAATTCTGATTGGATGAATGATCTTATTAGAAAATTAACTGATAGGAAGAATTCATATTTTATAGGATTTTAA
- a CDS encoding GNAT family N-acetyltransferase, which yields MKIEFRKPSDFKRGILFNLLEKAYSFDIRYKEHFLSNWQECDDFFYDNLTIADSCCIITCLEDKAIGFVCWDPRNIPEYVELGHNCIISEYKGLKYGKQQLQNAISRIFENTVKKIRVTTNRDLIAAQKNYESVGFNKIRVRENNTDTSFSGSYIDYEIICS from the coding sequence ATGAAAATTGAGTTTCGAAAACCGAGTGATTTTAAAAGAGGGATATTGTTCAATCTCCTTGAAAAGGCCTATTCATTTGATATTAGATACAAGGAACATTTTCTGTCTAATTGGCAAGAATGTGATGACTTCTTTTATGACAACCTAACAATAGCTGATAGCTGTTGTATTATCACTTGTTTAGAAGATAAGGCTATAGGTTTTGTTTGTTGGGATCCAAGAAATATTCCAGAGTATGTGGAGTTAGGTCATAACTGTATTATTTCAGAATACAAAGGCTTAAAATATGGAAAGCAACAACTTCAAAATGCTATTTCAAGAATCTTTGAAAATACTGTGAAGAAGATTAGGGTCACAACAAATAGGGATCTAATAGCTGCTCAAAAGAATTACGAAAGTGTCGGATTTAATAAGATTCGTGTAAGGGAAAATAATACTGATACGAGTTTCAGTGGATCATATATTGACTATGAAATTATTTGTTCATGA